The Flavobacterium johnsoniae UW101 genomic interval ACAATTAATTCTTATCCGTTTTTCAATAATAGATTCTGTTCTTTTCTTAATTTGATTAGTAATTGATCGATATTTAATTTAATCTTTTGTGGTAAAGAATTCCAATTTGCATCTTTTTTAAAACTTCTGCAATAGTCCAAATCACATTCTACAGCACGAATAACATATTTTTTGTTATTGTAAATTGTAATAATTTTTACTCTCCTGATTTCTCCATATTCCGTTCTCGTTCCGTAAACAATTACCGGATCAATATAACCATCGCCGTCAATATCTTTAGTGCTGCAGTATTTTGTCCAAAACCAGATATTAGTTTCTTTCGGTTCATAATCTTCAAGCAAATCATTTATTCTCCATTTTTCTAAAAAACCACCATGATCATTCATGACACAAATCGCCTGAATTTTAGTGTTTAAAGTATCTTTTTTCGAAATATTTTTTTGATTTTCGGTTAAAATCAAATTCGTAACGCCGCCTTTATCGCTGTATTCAAAAGCTCGATAAATAGGAAAATCGGCAATCTCATTAAGTTCTCTTTGAGCAATTTGTTCTTTTGACAGTTTATAGCTTTCGGTTTTTTGAGAAAAAGTAAATACAGAGTATAAGAGAAACAAAAACAGCGTTATTTTTTTCATTTGGGCATTTATTAGAAAAATCAAAGATATTTAAACCGAATTTGATTTTACTATTTGTAAGTTTTTAAATTTGTATATCAATATTTTTAAATTTTATACCTGATTTTAAAAGATCGATAATTAGCAGGAATGATTCTTCAATTATGTAATCATTCAAATTGTCATATAAATTCCAATTGTTAGATGATATTATTTTGAATTTACTTTGATTTAATTCAGGTCTAGGAGCGAATTTTTTTTCGTTAATTCCCCATACAATTTCTTTGCTAAATGGAACCGAAAGAAATATAGAATGACTTCTTATTGATAATGAAGATGTTGTTGTTCCTTTTTTGTAAATTCCATTCCAATTACCTTTTCCCAAAAGTATATAAAATTCAATGGTCCATTCTGGCAGCTCATTTATGAACTTATATTCATTTGCTATTTCATTAATGCGTTTCTCTAATAATAATCTTTCATTGTGTAGATTAGGAAAATCAATTATTGCAGGACTTATAACTACTTTTAGTTTCATTATTATACTTTTTTCAAAGATATTAAAAACATAGGAAAATACTTACTTTTAGTTTATCAAGTAGTTTAAAATTTAAATTTTTAAAAAGGCTAATTTTATTGTAATTTTCTAGACTTAAAAAAACTTAATAAAACCACATGAATATTCTGCTGCAATCTAATTTTCGTTTTATAATTGGAGTTTTACTATTTTCTTTTACAGTAAACTGTAATGCGCAAAAAAAGACAGACAATAAAAATTTAATTCAATATGTTGATCCAATGATTGGAACGGCAAAAATGGGACATACTTATCCTGGTGCAACAGTTCCGTTTGGCAGTGTGCAGTTAAGTCCGGAAACCGATACAATTGCGTATAGTTTAAACGGAAAATACAATGGAGAAGTTTATAAATACTGTGCGGGATATCAATATGAAGATAAAACCATTGTAGGATTCAGCCACACACATTTTAGCGGAACAGGCCATTCAGATTTAGGAGATTTTCTAATTATGCCAACCACAGGAAAACTGCAATTGAATCCAGGCGTGGCATCAAAACCATTGTCAGGATATCGATCAGCATTTTCTCATTCAACAGAAAAAGCAGAGCCGGCTTATTACAGCGTTCTTCTGGAAGATCACAATATTAAAGCAGAACTTACTGCAACAACCAGAGTTGGAATGCATCAATACACATTTCCAAAATCAGATGATGCCCATATTATTCTCGATTTAACTTCTGGAATTTATAATTACGATAAAAAGAATGTTTGGACTTTTGTGCGTGTAGAAAACGATACTCTGATTACAGGTTATCGCCAAACAAACGGCTGGGCAAGAACCAGAACGGTTTATTTTGCCATGTCTTTTAGCAAACCAATAAAAAGCTACGGACAGGCTGTGCAGGAAAAAAGCGTTTACAGAGGTTTTTGGGGAAGATTTGATCAAACAAAAAATTTCCCTGAAATGGCAGGACAAAACCTGAAATTGTTTTTTGATTTTGATACCAATGAAGGAGAAAAAATTAAAATTAAAATGGCTTTATCGCCTGTAAGTTCTGCAGGAGCCTTAGAAAACATGAAAAAAGAAACTCCAAACTGGGATTTTGAACAAGTTAAAAAACAAAGTCAGGAAGTATGGAACAAAGAATTGAATAAAATTCAGGTTGAAACCATTCAAAAAGAAGATTTGGTAAACTTTTATACCGCAATGTATCATGCTTTTCTTGGCCCGACAGAATACATGGATTTAGACCGAAATTATAAAGGTTTGGATATGAATGTTCATAAAGCTGAAATCTTTACCAATTATACCAGTTATTCACTTTGGGATACTTATAGAGCATTACATCCATTCTTTAATATTGTACAGCCTAAAAGAAATGCCGATATGGTAAGTTCAATGCTGGCACATTCTGATCAAAGTGTGCATAAAATGCTGCCAATTTGGTCACATTATGCTAACGAAAACTGGTGTATGATTGGGTATCATTCCGTTTCGGTTGTGGCAGATGCCATTGTAAAAGGTAATGTTAGTTTTGATGCCGAAAAAGCGCTTCAGGCTTGTGTTAATACAGCAAAAGTACCTTATTATGACGGATTAGAATATTATATGAAAAAAGGATATGTTCCTGAAGATAAAAATGGTTCATCTGTTTCTAAAACCTTAGAATATGCTTATGACGACTGGGCAATTGCACAGGCAGCAAAGAAACTGGGTAAAACAGACGTTTATAATGAATTTATCGAAAGATCTAAAAATTATAAAAACGTTTACGATGAGAAAACCGGATTTATGCGTCCTAAATTAAACGACGGAACTTTTAAAAAAGAATTTGATCCGCTTGATACACACGGACAGGGATTTATTGAAGGAAATTCATGGAATTACAGTTTGTATGTACCGCAGGATCCCGCAGATATGATTAAAATGATGGGAGGAAATGAGAAATTTAAAATTCGTCTAGATTCACTTTTCAATATGCATTTACCAGATAAGTATTTCGAAAATACAGAAGATATTACAAGAGAAGGAATTATTGGAAATTATGTTCATGGAAACGAACCTTCGCATCATGTTGTTTATTTATACAACTGGACAGATTCGGCTTGGAAATCGCAAGACAAAATTAGAATGATCCTGAAAAAAATGTACAGAAATGGGGCAGATGGTTTAGGAGGAAATGACGATTTCGGACAAATGAGTGCCTGGTATATTTTCAGCAGTTTAGGATTTTATCCTGTTGCTCCGGGTTCTGATGAATATGCTTTAGGAAGTCCGCTTGTTAAAAAAGGTATTTTTAATTTAGAAAACGGAAAAATATTTGAAGTTGAAACCGTAAACCAGTCCAATAAAAATGTGTTCGTAAGTAAAGTTTTGCTGAATGGAAAACAGCTTGATAAACCATTTTTAAAACATGCTGATGTTATAAATGGCGGGAAAATTACGTTTTATATGAGTTCAAAACCCAATAAGAAACAATATCAAAATTAGTTTTATATTTGTCACCCTGAGCGTAGTCGAAGGGTTTTTGCAACGAAAAAGGGCTTCGACTTCGCTCAGCCTGACAGAAAGATTTTTCAGCCGGACAAGAGAACAAAGATTAAATTAGTATAATTCGTGAATTCGTGGCAAATAACAAAAAACTTCACGAAATTTGCACTTCAAATAAAGACAATAAAATATGAAAATAAATTTAAAATCAGGAATTGATAAACTGCTTTTCGGAATGAAGCAGAACGATGTTACAGCTGTTTTAGGAAAACCTGATAAAAACTATAAAGATGAAGATGACAATGTGATTTTTGTATACAATGCACACAAAATCAGATTGACATTTTATGAAGAAGAAGATTTGAAATTAGGCTATCTTGTGGCTTCTAGCAATGATCTGGAAGTTTTCGGATTTAAATTAATTGGAAGAAAAATTGCCGATGTTAAAAAAGATTTTGCTGCAAAAGGAATCACAAAATACAATCAGGAAACTTTTGATACTTTCGAAAACTATTTCAATGAAGACAACTGGTTTATTCTTCAAACAGAATTTGATGAGGTTGTAAAATTCGAAATAGGAGCGATCATCAATAATAAAGATGAATTTGACTGGAAATTTCCTGTGAAGAAATAAACTATTTTTTTGTCAGGCTGAGCGAAGTCGAAGCCCAACCCAATGCAGATTTAACTTGCGAAGGCTTCGACTTCGCTCAGCCTGACAACCTTAATAAAGTTCCAGTATAAAAAAAACCGACAATCACTTGTCGGTTTTTTTATGGGTTAGAAAGGATTATCCTTTTAACCATGCATTTTTAATTTTGTCTTTTGAAGCATCAGTCGCTTTAAAAGTTTCAGTTTCTTCAAACGGAAGTTTAACGGTTCCTTTTATGGTTTCTTCTTTACCGCCGCGTTTTACTTTTAAAGTAATAGGATCATTTTCTTTCCAGTTTTCACTTTCAGTAATAAGATCATAAATGTTTTCTAAAGAATATGCTTTGTTGTTTACTGCTAAAATTTTATCGCCTCCTTTTAAGTTAAGATTTTTAAAGAATGCACTTGGTTCAATATCAGAACGAACAGCAATTTCTTTTGTTTGTTTATCAATTGTGATGTATGGAGTTTGACCTTTTAAGAAAATTGGACCTGCCTTTTTTTCTTTTGATTTTGTTACTCCTGCTTTAGCCAGATAAAAATCGTAAGGAATTGGTGTAGTTCCTGCTACATATTTGTTTAGGAATTCGCCCACTTCAGGATAAGTTAAAGACGTTATTTTAGCAAAAAGCTCATCATCATTAAATGGTTTATTAACGCCATATTCTTCAGAAAGTTTGTGCATTAAATCAAGAATCCCTCTTTCTCCGTTGCTTTTTTCTCTAATGATAATGTCAATGCACATACCTATTAAAGCACCTTTTTGATATACATTTAAGTATTGATCTTTATATGGCTGCTCTAATACATTTTTACTCATTACAGTAAATGACATAGTATCATCTAAAGTTTTTGCCTGCTCAATTTTATCAGCAATACGAGAATAGAACTCAGCTTCATCAATTAATCCCTGATTAATTTGGAAAAGGTTGGCAAAATACTCTGTTACACCTTCATACATCCATAAATGTTCAGACATTTTTGGTGCGTTATAATCAAAATACTGAATTTCTTTTGAGTGAATGGTTAATGGAGTTACAATATGAAAGAATTCGTGAGAAACCACATCTTTCATAGATTCTACCAGTTTTTCTTTCGGCATAGTCTCAGGAAGTACTACTGTAGTTGCTGTTGGGTGTTCTAAAGCTCCAAAACCGTGTGCATCGTCTTTAGCCATGCTTGATAAGTACAGTAAAACGGTATATTTTTTAGTAGAGTTTACTTTTCCTAAAAAGTTTTTCTGAGCCGTCATCATTGTTTTCATTTCCGGAGTAATACTTTCTGCAGTAAATTTTCCAGTTGGAGAATAAACCGCAATTAAAATATCCATTCCGTTAACGTTAAATGTTGTATAATCTGGTTTAGAATACATAATTGGATTTTCTACCAATACCGCATAACGAGGTGTTGTAAAAACATCGCTTGTTTTGCTTGCATCTTCATCTGTCATTGAAGTTGCTCCCCAAAGTGTTTCAGGATGTGTAATGGTCACTTTGTAAGGAACTTCTAAATTATCTTTAAAATAACCTACAAAACCATGTGTATTTACCATGAAATTTACACCTGCATTGATATTTGTTCCCGCTGGAGAGAAAACATCATCATTACCAAATCCGGTTCCTTTTTCAGTATCAAAAGTATCATTAACTAAATAGGTAATTTTTGCCAGCGCTTTTGCATTTGAAATAGACCATGAATTATCGTCAAGTCTTTTTACAGTTAAAGGATTTCCTTTAACATCAAATGCTTTAAAATCTTCAGAATATTTTCCGTAGTTGTCTGTAGAATACGTTCCTGGGACTGTTTTTGGAATGCTGTAAACGATTTCATCTGTTTTAATTTTTGGCGGTGTTACCGTTACTAAAACCTTATCATCTTTTACATCAGTTAAATTAATATTAACATCTACCACATTGCTTTTTCCAGCAGTGCTACCTGTTTTACAGCTCCAAAGCGTTACGGCAAGAGCTAATGTGTAAAGTATTTTTTTCATTTGTTTATGTTTAGTTATGTGTATTGGACTTAAAAATTGTTTAAAAGTTACAATAAATTTAAAAATATAAAAAAAACTCCCGAAATCAGGAGTTTTAATCTTAGTCAAATTTATTTTTTATATAATATTTTCCGTCCAAATCTTCGTCAAAATCATCAATTTTAATTGGTTTTGGTTTAGGTTTATTTGCAATAGCCTTCTTTTTCCACATCTCAAATTTTTCAAGAGGCATTTTCTTTTTCATGATTTCAAGAACTTCTTTTTCTGCCAATCCAAATTCTTTTTTTATAATTTCAAATGGATTTCTTTCTTCTAAGGCTAACGAAACAAGTTTTTCCGTTTGTTCCCAATTCAACTCTTTGCGGTTACTCTTTTTCATCTCGTGAAAATTAATTCAAAATAGAGGGTTAATGATTAATAGATTGATTTTCATTTTATATATCAATATTAATAAAAAAAATAATTAGTTGTTTCGATGGACTATAATTTTTTTTATTGATTTTTAGTGTTTTTAACAGATCTGGATTTTTGAAACGGAATTTGAAGTAAATTTTTTAATTCGTTGTTTTCTTCACGCTTCATGTGCGTATCTACGCCATAAATTAACTGATCTTTTGGTAAAGTGGTAAATGTGCCGAAAAGCCTGTCCCAAACCGAAAAAATATTACCATAATTACTGTCTGTATAAGGTAAAACATAATGATGATGTACTTTGTGCATATTAGGAGAAACAATAAAATAGCTCAGAAAAACATCTAATTTATGTGGCAGGGAAATATTAGCATGATTGAATTGTGAGGCAACCACAGAAAGTGACTGATAAAGAAAAACCATCCACATAGGGCTTCCTACAATTAAAACGCCAAGTGTAGTAAAAGCGAAACGTATTACGCTTTCGCCGGGATGATGCCGGTTTGCTGTTGTGGTGTCAATCCAGGTATCGGTATGGTGTATAAGATGAAAACGCCACAAAAACTTTACTTTATGTTCGATTAAATGTACTAAATAAGCGCCTATTAAATCCAATAAAAGCAAACCTATAATGGTATAGAGCCAAATTGACATTTGAGGAAGCCATTGCAGAATTCCAAAATGATTTTCTGTTGTCCAGGCAGCTGTTTTTATTAGAATAAAAGCCAGAATAAAATTTACGATAATTGTGGTAATGGTAAAGAAAATATTGATTCCGGCATGATGCCATTTTTTGTACTGCATTTGAAACAGTGGAAATGTATTTTCAATTAACCAAAAAATGGTAATACCGCCCACTAAAATTAAGCTCCGGTGTGAAGACGGAATAGTACTGAAGTAAGAAATAATTTCGTTCATAACAATTAGATTTGAGTTAGAAAGAAGCTTTTCCTTTTTGATTTTATCTAAAGAAAAAGAGAAAACCTAATATAAATATATCTGATTTTCTCTTTAAATTTTATAATTGGTTAAATATTTTTATGCTTTTTTTATCAAACTGATAATAAATAATAATATCCAGGCACCTCCTACAGCAATTAAAATCTGCCATAAAAGTCCGCCGCCGCCAATACCAAGTTTGCCTGCCAGCCATCCGCCAAATATACCGCCAATTATTCCAACAATTATATTACCAATTAGTCCGAAACCTGCACCTTTCCAAATTTGGCCAGCCAGCCATCCCGAAATTGCTCCAATAAGTAAAAAATATAAAAAACTCATGATATAATAAATTTTGTTTTAGTTTGTATGATCTTGTGTATGATTTTGTAATAATGATTTGTAAATAAATCCGGCTGTAATTGCGCCTAAAATCGGTGCTGCCCAAAACACCCAAACCTGAGTAAGAGGCGTTCCGCCTACAAATATAGCCTGAGATAATGATCTGGCAGGATTTACAGATGTATTGGTAATTGGAATACTAATTAAATGAATTAAGGTTAAGGCAAGACCTATTGCTATGCCGGCAAATCTTCCGTTTGCAAACTTATCTGTAGCACCTAAAATTACCAGTAAGAAAAATAAAGTCAATACAAATTCGGCAATAAAAGCAGCCTGAAATGAATATCCATCAGGAGAAAAAGCACCAAAACCATTTGAGGCAAAAGCTCCGGCTTTAGTATTATCAATTACAAACCCAGCTTTTCCAGATGCAATTGTATATAAGGTTCCTGCTGCTGTTATTGCACCAACACACTGGGCAGCAATGTAAGGAAGAAGATCTTTGGCAGAAAATCGTCCGCCAGCCCATAAACCAAATGAAACAGCAGGATTAAAATGTCCGCCTGAGATGTGCCCAACGGCATAAGCCATTGTTAAAACCGTTAAACCAAATGCCAAGGCAACACCAGCAAACCCAATTCCCAGAGTAGGATATCCGGCAGCAAAGACAGCGCTTCCGCATCCTCCAAAAACCAGCCAATAAGTTCCGAAGAACTCAGCAAATAATTTTTTCATAATAAAATAATTTTAGATTAATAGATTTGATTGTTAAAGGGTATATTGGAATGCCCAAATAATCAAAACTAATTGTAAGGGCAAACGTACAAATAAAATCCATTTTGGCAAGTTAAAACCTGCTTTTTTATTTTGAAACATATAAAGATTTGCAGGGAATATCGCGATTAAAAGTGCAATAATTCCCCATGCGGCATATTGTGTTGTAAGGGTAAACATCAGTAAGATGCCTAATACAATTTCGGCAATACCGCTTACAGCATTTATTAATTTTGGGCTTTTAAAAAAAGGAGGAATGATTTTGATGTACATTCCGGGATTACGAAAATGATTGAATCCGGCAAGTATATAAAGTATCGCCATTAAATATAAATGCCAGGGTAAGTTCATGATAGTTAATTATTTATAACGAAATTATAAAAAAATTAACACTTATTGCATTACAAGGCAGTTTTTTTTAATAAGGCGCAAAAAATCTTAAATTTTACGTTTGAAATTTATATTCATGATAATGATTGCAAGAATGATCAGAATAATTCCGATCCATTGCGTAAGAATTACTTTTTCATTCAAAAGAACAAATGCCATCATAACAGAAACCGGCAGTTCCAGAGCCGAAACAATACTTCCTAATCCAATTCCGGTTAACGGGAAACCTAAATTCATAAGGATTGGAGGAATTATAGTTCCAAACAAAGACAAAATAATTCCCCATTTTAGGAAAATTGCCAGATTGAAAGGTGTAACCTGAGTAATAAATCCAAATGTAAATACAATGATAGAACCTCCTAAAAGCATAAATAAGCTTCTTTGTGCTGGTGAAATTTCGGTTGCTACACGATTGGCAGTAAACATTGTTGTTGTAAAAGAAGCTGCAGCTAAAACACCCCAGACAATTCCTCTCCAGTCAAGCGCGATATCATTTTTAAGAATATTTGTAGCTAAAACAGTTCCAAAAAGAACTATAAAAACAGCAATCACTTTTTGCTTTGAAGGTAATTTTTTTTCTAAAATCATTTCCAGTAAAACTCCCATCCAAACAGTCTGCATTAATAAAACGATTCCAATAGAAACCGGAATAAATTTTACTGCCAGATAATAAAACAAACTCGTCATTCCTAACGATGTTCCGGCAAGCATTAAACTGAAAATATTTTTTGGAGTAGCTTTTACTACTTTATCTTTATTTTTTAATTTTTGAAAGGTATTAATAATCAAAACGCCGATAATTCCAAGTATAAATTGAGATGTTGTTACCTCTGCTGTAGTATATCCTTCTGAATAAGCCATTTTTACGAAAGTAGCTAACATTCCGTAAGTTGTAGCTCCTAAAGCAACTAAAATTACCCCTTTTAATACGTTGTTTTGTGACATTTTGATTGTTTGTTTTAAAAAATTCAAGCCGGCAAAGGTAAGCTATTTTATTTAGGAATTAATAGAAAATATACGCAAACGTTATCATTGTGCCTGCCTGAAGTGCCTTATTTGGTTTTACTTTAAAGATTTAGCAGAATACGGAAATAAAAAAGCCGTCAACTTTTAATTGACGGCTTTTTATATATTTTAAGTAAAAGAATTATTTTACCGGTTGATTTTGATAAGTTTCGATTTCGAAAATCAAAGTTGCATTTGGCGGAATTACACCCCCGGCACCTTTTTCTCCATAAGCTAAATTAGAGGGCAGGAAGAAAATGGCTTTTTCTCCGTCTGTCATCATATCCAGAGCTTCAATAAATCCCGGAATCATACCGTCTTTTTTACCCACTGTAAAAGGAAAAGCTTTATATCCTCCTTGTGCATCTCTGTTTGGATCGTATTTTCCGTAAGCTTTTGCAACTTCGGCCATACTGCTGTCAAAAAGAGTTCCGTCTTCAAAATATCCAGCGTAATGGAAATAGATTGTAGAACCTTCAGCACCTTTTACGCCAGTTCCTTTTTTAGTAATTACATATTTTAAGTTTGATGGTGTTGTAGTTGCTTTAGCTTTTGTTGCTGCAAAATAAGCTGCTTTTGCAGCTACTACTTTTTTAGCTTCTTCTTTTTTAGCCGCTTCTTTTTTTACATCGTCGCTTAAAACTTTTAAAGCATCAAATTTCTTTGCTGCTGCACCTTTGCGTGTAATAACAATTTTTGTCATAACATCATCCTGAACAATTTTATTTACATTGTCCATTCCAGAAACTACGTGTCCAAAAATGGTATGTTTTCCATTTAACCACGGAGTGTCTTTATGTGTAATAAAAAATTGGCTTCCGTTTGTTGCAGGACCAGAATTTGCCATGGCTAAAACACCGCCTTTTTCAAATTTTAAATCGTCTACAAATTCATCTTTAAAAGAAAAACCAGGACCTCCAGAACCATTTCCGTCTGGGTCACCTCCCTGAATCATGAAATCATTAATAACTCTGTGAAATTTTAACCCGTTATAAAATGGTTTTCCTTTAAGGGATGCCTTAACATTAGGATTTGTTCCTTCTGCCAAAGTAATAAAGTTTGCTACTGTTACCGGAGCTTTTACATATTCTAATGATAAAACAATATCTCCTTTTGTTGTAGAGATTGTAGCAAAAATACCATCGTTTGGATCTGTTGCTGCAACAGTTTTTGCAGGAGCTGTTTTTGCTGCCGGTTTTTTAGTTTGTGCCTGAATGTTTAATACAGCCAGACAAAATAAAAATAGAAATTTAAATTTCATCGTATCTAGAATTTAAGTCTATAATATAATTACTAGTTATGTAATAATTATGGTTTCTCTAATAATTGAACTTCAAAAATAATATTTGCATTTGGCGGGATAACTCCTCCTGCACCAGTTGCTCCATAAGCTAAATGAGATGGAATAAAAAGAACCGCTTTGTCTCCAAAAGAAAGTTTTTCGATACCTTCGATAAATCCAGGAATTAAACCGTCTTTGCGTCCTGCCTGAAATGGAATTGGCTGATAACCTTTTGCTTCGGCTCTGGCAGCGTCAAATTTTCCAAATGTTTTATTAACATCTTCTATACTTGAATCAAATAAAGTTCCGTCTTCAAGAAAACCGGCATAATGAATATAAACCTGAGCTCCAGTTGCTGGTTTTTTACCAGAACCTTTTTCAGTAATAACATATTCTAAACCGCTTGAAGTTTTTGTTGCTTTTGGTTTTATTGAAGCATAATAATCTACTTTTTCTTTTTGAGCTCCTGCAAATTTGCTTTTTTCTTTAGCTGCTTCTGCAAAATAGTCGTGAAATACTTTTACAGCATCAAATTTTTTAGCAGCTTCACCATTTCTGATAATGCTTACAGAAACGATTGTATCGCCCTGAACCACTTTATTTACAACTTCTTGTCCTTTTTCGTCAACAACATGTCCAAATATAGTGTGTTTATTGTCTAACCATGGAGTATCAACATGTGTAATAAAAAATTGGCTGCTGTTTGTTCCAGGACCATTATTTGCCATGGCTAAAATACCCGCTTTATCAAATTTTAAATCTGAAAATTCGTCTTTAAATTTGTATCCTGCATCTCCAGATCCAGTTCCTTCCGGATCTCCAGATTGAATCATGAAATTTTCAATAACTCTGTGAAATTTTAATCCGTTGTAAAAAGGTTTGCTTTTTAAATAATCTTTGGTAACAAATTCGTTTTTACCTTCGGCTAACGTTACAAAATTAGCAACAGTTATTGGTGCTTTTTTATAATCTAATTCAACAATAATATGTCCTTTATTAGTTTCGATATCAGCATATAAACCATCTGGCAGATTACTGTGTTCGTTC includes:
- a CDS encoding M949_RS01915 family surface polysaccharide biosynthesis protein produces the protein MKKITLFLFLLYSVFTFSQKTESYKLSKEQIAQRELNEIADFPIYRAFEYSDKGGVTNLILTENQKNISKKDTLNTKIQAICVMNDHGGFLEKWRINDLLEDYEPKETNIWFWTKYCSTKDIDGDGYIDPVIVYGTRTEYGEIRRVKIITIYNNKKYVIRAVECDLDYCRSFKKDANWNSLPQKIKLNIDQLLIKLRKEQNLLLKNG
- the imm9 gene encoding Imm9 family immunity protein; this encodes MKLKVVISPAIIDFPNLHNERLLLEKRINEIANEYKFINELPEWTIEFYILLGKGNWNGIYKKGTTTSSLSIRSHSIFLSVPFSKEIVWGINEKKFAPRPELNQSKFKIISSNNWNLYDNLNDYIIEESFLLIIDLLKSGIKFKNIDIQI
- a CDS encoding GH92 family glycosyl hydrolase, which codes for MNILLQSNFRFIIGVLLFSFTVNCNAQKKTDNKNLIQYVDPMIGTAKMGHTYPGATVPFGSVQLSPETDTIAYSLNGKYNGEVYKYCAGYQYEDKTIVGFSHTHFSGTGHSDLGDFLIMPTTGKLQLNPGVASKPLSGYRSAFSHSTEKAEPAYYSVLLEDHNIKAELTATTRVGMHQYTFPKSDDAHIILDLTSGIYNYDKKNVWTFVRVENDTLITGYRQTNGWARTRTVYFAMSFSKPIKSYGQAVQEKSVYRGFWGRFDQTKNFPEMAGQNLKLFFDFDTNEGEKIKIKMALSPVSSAGALENMKKETPNWDFEQVKKQSQEVWNKELNKIQVETIQKEDLVNFYTAMYHAFLGPTEYMDLDRNYKGLDMNVHKAEIFTNYTSYSLWDTYRALHPFFNIVQPKRNADMVSSMLAHSDQSVHKMLPIWSHYANENWCMIGYHSVSVVADAIVKGNVSFDAEKALQACVNTAKVPYYDGLEYYMKKGYVPEDKNGSSVSKTLEYAYDDWAIAQAAKKLGKTDVYNEFIERSKNYKNVYDEKTGFMRPKLNDGTFKKEFDPLDTHGQGFIEGNSWNYSLYVPQDPADMIKMMGGNEKFKIRLDSLFNMHLPDKYFENTEDITREGIIGNYVHGNEPSHHVVYLYNWTDSAWKSQDKIRMILKKMYRNGADGLGGNDDFGQMSAWYIFSSLGFYPVAPGSDEYALGSPLVKKGIFNLENGKIFEVETVNQSNKNVFVSKVLLNGKQLDKPFLKHADVINGGKITFYMSSKPNKKQYQN
- a CDS encoding M61 family metallopeptidase, with amino-acid sequence MKKILYTLALAVTLWSCKTGSTAGKSNVVDVNINLTDVKDDKVLVTVTPPKIKTDEIVYSIPKTVPGTYSTDNYGKYSEDFKAFDVKGNPLTVKRLDDNSWSISNAKALAKITYLVNDTFDTEKGTGFGNDDVFSPAGTNINAGVNFMVNTHGFVGYFKDNLEVPYKVTITHPETLWGATSMTDEDASKTSDVFTTPRYAVLVENPIMYSKPDYTTFNVNGMDILIAVYSPTGKFTAESITPEMKTMMTAQKNFLGKVNSTKKYTVLLYLSSMAKDDAHGFGALEHPTATTVVLPETMPKEKLVESMKDVVSHEFFHIVTPLTIHSKEIQYFDYNAPKMSEHLWMYEGVTEYFANLFQINQGLIDEAEFYSRIADKIEQAKTLDDTMSFTVMSKNVLEQPYKDQYLNVYQKGALIGMCIDIIIREKSNGERGILDLMHKLSEEYGVNKPFNDDELFAKITSLTYPEVGEFLNKYVAGTTPIPYDFYLAKAGVTKSKEKKAGPIFLKGQTPYITIDKQTKEIAVRSDIEPSAFFKNLNLKGGDKILAVNNKAYSLENIYDLITESENWKENDPITLKVKRGGKEETIKGTVKLPFEETETFKATDASKDKIKNAWLKG
- a CDS encoding DUF2805 domain-containing protein, with amino-acid sequence MKKSNRKELNWEQTEKLVSLALEERNPFEIIKKEFGLAEKEVLEIMKKKMPLEKFEMWKKKAIANKPKPKPIKIDDFDEDLDGKYYIKNKFD
- a CDS encoding sterol desaturase family protein gives rise to the protein MNEIISYFSTIPSSHRSLILVGGITIFWLIENTFPLFQMQYKKWHHAGINIFFTITTIIVNFILAFILIKTAAWTTENHFGILQWLPQMSIWLYTIIGLLLLDLIGAYLVHLIEHKVKFLWRFHLIHHTDTWIDTTTANRHHPGESVIRFAFTTLGVLIVGSPMWMVFLYQSLSVVASQFNHANISLPHKLDVFLSYFIVSPNMHKVHHHYVLPYTDSNYGNIFSVWDRLFGTFTTLPKDQLIYGVDTHMKREENNELKNLLQIPFQKSRSVKNTKNQ
- a CDS encoding GlsB/YeaQ/YmgE family stress response membrane protein; translation: MSFLYFLLIGAISGWLAGQIWKGAGFGLIGNIIVGIIGGIFGGWLAGKLGIGGGGLLWQILIAVGGAWILLFIISLIKKA
- the aqpZ gene encoding aquaporin Z, translated to MKKLFAEFFGTYWLVFGGCGSAVFAAGYPTLGIGFAGVALAFGLTVLTMAYAVGHISGGHFNPAVSFGLWAGGRFSAKDLLPYIAAQCVGAITAAGTLYTIASGKAGFVIDNTKAGAFASNGFGAFSPDGYSFQAAFIAEFVLTLFFLLVILGATDKFANGRFAGIAIGLALTLIHLISIPITNTSVNPARSLSQAIFVGGTPLTQVWVFWAAPILGAITAGFIYKSLLQNHTQDHTN
- a CDS encoding DoxX family protein, which codes for MNLPWHLYLMAILYILAGFNHFRNPGMYIKIIPPFFKSPKLINAVSGIAEIVLGILLMFTLTTQYAAWGIIALLIAIFPANLYMFQNKKAGFNLPKWILFVRLPLQLVLIIWAFQYTL
- a CDS encoding EamA family transporter; this encodes MSQNNVLKGVILVALGATTYGMLATFVKMAYSEGYTTAEVTTSQFILGIIGVLIINTFQKLKNKDKVVKATPKNIFSLMLAGTSLGMTSLFYYLAVKFIPVSIGIVLLMQTVWMGVLLEMILEKKLPSKQKVIAVFIVLFGTVLATNILKNDIALDWRGIVWGVLAAASFTTTMFTANRVATEISPAQRSLFMLLGGSIIVFTFGFITQVTPFNLAIFLKWGIILSLFGTIIPPILMNLGFPLTGIGLGSIVSALELPVSVMMAFVLLNEKVILTQWIGIILIILAIIIMNINFKRKI